A stretch of the Flavobacterium aquiphilum genome encodes the following:
- the ligA gene encoding NAD-dependent DNA ligase LigA — translation MDTLQIIQTLREELNLHNYNYYVLDKPTLSDYEFDMKLKELQDLENKHPEFFDADSPTQRVGGAITKNFETIAHEHRMYSLDNSYSKEDLIDWENRIQKVLGNVPLEYTCELKYDGASISITYENGKLVRAVTRGDGLQGDDVTNNIRTIKSIPLKLKGEGYPSKFDIRGEIILPLAGFEKMNQELIEIGETPYSNPRNTASGSLKLQDSAEVAKRPLDCLLYFLIGANLPFDSQFEGLEKARSWGFKAPVEAKLAKSLDEVFEFIEYWDVHRHDLPYETDGVVIKVNDFHHQEELGYTAKSPRWAIAYKFKAEQVSTKLKSISYQVGRTGSITPVANLEPVQLAGTIVKRASLHNADQIEKLDIRIHDTVFVEKGGEIIPKIIAVDLSKRPENSKPTEYITHCPECETELIRGEGEANHYCPNYYGCPPQIIGRIQHYISRKAMDIEGLGGETVALLYNNGLVHNYADLYKLTVEDLLPLERMAQKSAENLVKGVENSKNIPFESVLFALGIRFVGETVAKKLAKHYKNIDALQQATLMDLILVDEIGERIAQSVIDFFENDENREIIKRLKSYGVQFEIIEKINPNATDKLSGKTFVVSGVFSTFSRDELKKAIEDNGGKIGSSISAKTDFVVAGDNMGPAKLEKANKLNISIISEDQFISMLNES, via the coding sequence ATGGATACACTTCAAATCATTCAAACTTTAAGGGAAGAACTCAATCTTCACAATTATAATTATTACGTGTTGGATAAGCCAACATTGTCTGATTATGAGTTTGATATGAAATTAAAAGAACTTCAGGATTTGGAAAATAAACATCCTGAATTTTTTGATGCCGATTCACCAACACAGAGAGTTGGAGGAGCGATAACCAAAAACTTTGAAACAATAGCCCATGAACACCGCATGTATTCATTGGATAATTCCTATTCGAAGGAAGATTTAATCGATTGGGAAAACCGTATCCAAAAAGTTTTGGGTAACGTGCCATTAGAATATACATGTGAATTAAAATATGACGGAGCATCGATAAGTATTACCTACGAAAATGGAAAATTAGTGCGGGCGGTGACGCGTGGAGATGGTTTACAAGGGGATGATGTGACGAATAATATCAGAACTATAAAATCCATTCCTTTAAAATTAAAAGGAGAGGGCTATCCTTCAAAATTCGATATTCGCGGAGAAATTATTTTGCCTTTGGCTGGATTTGAAAAAATGAATCAGGAATTGATCGAAATTGGAGAAACGCCTTATTCCAATCCAAGAAACACAGCTTCCGGAAGTTTGAAACTACAGGATAGTGCAGAGGTTGCAAAGCGGCCGTTGGACTGTTTGCTGTATTTTTTGATTGGTGCCAATTTACCGTTTGATTCACAATTTGAAGGGCTTGAAAAGGCAAGAAGTTGGGGGTTCAAAGCGCCTGTAGAAGCTAAATTGGCTAAAAGTTTGGATGAAGTTTTTGAGTTTATAGAATATTGGGACGTACATCGTCACGATTTGCCGTATGAAACCGATGGTGTTGTGATAAAAGTAAATGATTTTCACCATCAGGAAGAATTGGGTTATACCGCAAAATCGCCAAGATGGGCTATTGCATATAAATTCAAAGCCGAACAAGTTTCTACTAAATTGAAATCCATTTCGTATCAGGTTGGACGTACCGGTTCAATTACACCAGTTGCCAATTTGGAGCCTGTGCAATTGGCAGGAACTATTGTTAAAAGGGCATCTTTGCATAATGCGGATCAAATTGAAAAATTGGATATTCGAATCCATGATACTGTTTTTGTGGAAAAAGGAGGGGAGATTATTCCTAAAATTATTGCCGTTGATTTAAGTAAAAGACCTGAAAATTCCAAACCAACAGAATATATAACACATTGTCCTGAATGTGAAACCGAATTGATAAGAGGTGAGGGAGAAGCGAATCATTATTGCCCGAATTATTATGGCTGTCCACCGCAGATTATAGGTAGAATTCAGCATTATATTTCGAGAAAAGCGATGGATATTGAAGGACTTGGTGGAGAAACGGTTGCGTTGCTTTATAATAATGGATTGGTACATAATTACGCCGATTTGTACAAATTGACAGTCGAAGATCTTTTGCCTTTGGAAAGAATGGCACAAAAATCTGCAGAAAATTTAGTTAAGGGTGTTGAAAATTCTAAGAACATTCCGTTTGAAAGTGTATTGTTTGCATTAGGAATACGATTTGTCGGTGAAACCGTGGCTAAAAAATTGGCGAAGCATTATAAAAATATTGACGCATTGCAACAGGCAACTTTGATGGATTTGATTTTGGTGGATGAAATCGGTGAAAGAATTGCCCAAAGCGTAATTGACTTTTTTGAAAATGATGAAAATAGGGAAATTATCAAAAGGTTGAAAAGTTATGGCGTACAATTTGAAATTATCGAAAAAATAAATCCTAATGCAACAGATAAATTATCAGGTAAAACATTTGTGGTTTCGGGTGTTTTTTCAACTTTTTCAAGAGATGAATTAAAGAAAGCGATCGAAGATAATGGTGGAAAAATTGGGAGTTCCATATCTGCAAAGACTGATTTTGTTGTTGCGGGTGACAATATGGGACCTGCCAAACTTGAAAAAGCAAACAAACTTAACATATCAATAATTTCTGAGGATCAATTTATATCAATGTTGAATGAAAGCTAG
- the nadC gene encoding carboxylating nicotinate-nucleotide diphosphorylase has protein sequence MISEAQFQNELKNLIVNSIREDVGSGDYSSLACIPESAQGKAKLLVKEDGIIAGVALAKMIFEYVDANMQIETFIEDGTPVKKGDVVFHVLGSSQSILKSERVVLNTMQRMSAIATKTNKYVQLLKGTNTKVLDTRKTTPGFRVAEKWAVKIGGGENHRFALYDMVMLKDNHIDFAGGITLAIAKTQTYLKENNLDLKIIVEARDLDEIAEILKSEGVHRILIDNFNYEDTRTAVALIGDKCQTESSGNITEETMRNYAECGVNYISSGALTHSVYNMDLSLKAI, from the coding sequence ATGATTAGTGAAGCGCAGTTTCAAAACGAATTAAAAAATTTAATCGTAAATTCTATTAGAGAGGATGTTGGGTCAGGTGATTATAGTTCATTGGCCTGTATTCCGGAAAGTGCTCAAGGAAAAGCAAAATTATTGGTAAAAGAAGATGGAATAATTGCTGGTGTAGCACTAGCTAAAATGATATTTGAATATGTTGATGCCAATATGCAAATTGAAACTTTTATTGAGGATGGTACTCCTGTTAAAAAAGGAGATGTTGTTTTTCATGTTTTGGGGAGTTCTCAATCCATTTTGAAATCGGAAAGAGTAGTGCTGAATACCATGCAACGTATGAGCGCGATTGCTACCAAGACAAATAAATATGTTCAATTGTTGAAGGGAACCAATACAAAAGTATTGGATACGAGAAAAACTACCCCAGGATTCCGTGTGGCCGAGAAATGGGCTGTGAAAATCGGGGGAGGCGAAAACCATCGTTTCGCTTTGTATGATATGGTAATGTTAAAGGATAATCATATCGATTTTGCCGGCGGTATTACTTTGGCAATTGCTAAAACACAGACTTATCTTAAGGAAAATAATTTAGATTTAAAAATAATTGTCGAAGCCAGAGACCTTGATGAAATTGCTGAAATTTTAAAAAGCGAAGGTGTGCATCGAATTTTGATTGACAATTTTAATTATGAAGATACTCGTACAGCAGTGGCTTTGATTGGTGATAAATGCCAAACAGAATCTTCTGGTAATATCACCGAAGAGACAATGCGTAATTACGCAGAGTGTGGAGTCAACTATATTTCATCAGGAGCTTTAACACATTCTGTTTATAACATGGATTTAAGTCTAAAAGCAATTTAG
- a CDS encoding DUF2147 domain-containing protein, with protein sequence MKKSVVFSLVVFFSIVFNAQSQSVIGKWKTIDDETGKPKSVVEIYEKSGKIYGKVVEIFDANKKNKVCDECSGDDKNKPILGIMVIKGLRKDGKEYNDGQILDPNNGKLYKCFITLEENDKLKVRGFIGISLIGRTQYWYRIKN encoded by the coding sequence ATGAAAAAAAGTGTCGTATTCAGTTTGGTGGTGTTCTTTTCAATTGTTTTTAATGCCCAAAGTCAAAGTGTGATTGGCAAATGGAAAACAATTGATGATGAAACGGGGAAACCAAAATCGGTGGTGGAAATCTATGAAAAGTCAGGAAAAATATACGGTAAGGTAGTCGAAATTTTTGATGCCAATAAAAAGAATAAAGTCTGTGATGAATGCTCCGGAGATGATAAAAACAAGCCGATTCTAGGAATTATGGTGATCAAAGGATTGCGTAAAGACGGTAAGGAGTATAATGATGGACAAATTTTGGATCCGAATAACGGGAAATTGTACAAGTGCTTCATTACATTAGAAGAGAATGATAAATTGAAAGTAAGAGGTTTTATTGGTATTTCGTTAATTGGAAGAACACAATATTGGTACCGAATTAAAAATTAA
- the dapA gene encoding 4-hydroxy-tetrahydrodipicolinate synthase has product MQSLIGTGVALITPFKDDFTIDIEALRRIVNFSIDGGIEYLVILGTTAENATLTQEEKELVIATVIEVNAGRLPLVLGVGGNNTMKVVEELRTRDLSPFVAILSVSPYYNKPSQEGIYQHFKAVAEASPIPVILYNVPGRTSSNMLPSTVIRLANDFENVVAIKEAAGDLVQAMQLLKNKPKDFLVISGDDMIALPVVLAGGAGVISVIGQGFPKEFSEMIRLGLNRKVDEAFKLQYLLTDCIDMIFEQGNPSGIKEVFQVLGISENVVRLPLVPVNESLAERIALFVKKMVKNT; this is encoded by the coding sequence ATGCAATCATTAATAGGGACAGGTGTTGCCTTGATCACACCGTTTAAAGACGATTTTACAATTGATATTGAAGCTTTGAGAAGAATTGTAAATTTTTCCATAGACGGCGGAATTGAATATCTTGTTATTTTAGGCACCACAGCAGAGAATGCTACCTTGACGCAAGAAGAAAAAGAGTTGGTAATTGCAACAGTAATTGAAGTGAATGCTGGTAGATTGCCTTTGGTTCTTGGTGTGGGAGGAAATAATACAATGAAGGTTGTTGAGGAATTGCGTACTAGAGATTTGTCTCCATTTGTTGCTATTTTATCTGTTTCTCCTTATTATAACAAACCTAGTCAGGAAGGAATTTACCAACACTTTAAAGCAGTTGCTGAAGCGTCACCAATTCCGGTTATTTTGTATAATGTACCGGGAAGGACTTCTAGTAATATGTTGCCTTCAACTGTTATTAGATTAGCAAATGATTTTGAAAATGTTGTTGCTATAAAAGAAGCTGCAGGCGATTTAGTTCAGGCGATGCAGTTGTTGAAAAATAAACCAAAAGATTTCTTGGTGATTTCCGGTGACGACATGATTGCTTTACCTGTTGTTTTAGCTGGCGGTGCAGGAGTAATTTCGGTAATTGGACAAGGTTTTCCAAAAGAGTTTTCCGAAATGATTCGATTGGGATTGAACAGAAAGGTGGATGAAGCTTTCAAATTGCAATATTTATTGACTGATTGTATTGATATGATATTTGAACAAGGTAATCCTTCTGGTATTAAAGAAGTGTTCCAAGTTCTTGGTATTTCAGAAAATGTTGTGCGTTTACCATTGGTTCCTGTAAATGAATCTTTGGCGGAGCGTATAGCTCTATTTGTTAAAAAAATGGTTAAAAACACATAA
- a CDS encoding YihY/virulence factor BrkB family protein, which yields MTFKIEAKLENIPVIRSLMHVLKRIKFPGLGGFSLYDLLELFFQGVIDGAFSYHASSVAFSFFMSLFPFALFILNLIPYIPIEGFQDDFLQFVKEGVPPNTFDAIASIINDILNNSHTGLVSSGFFLSIFLMANGINAILGGFESSKHVLEKRGWLNQYIVALGISLLLSIILLLTVAIIVVFEVVIQSTMIKDVLSDQIPAIILGRYIFIVLMILITCSILLRYGTKQSHKPPFISIGSVFTTILIVISSYFFGIWVLRFSKYNELYGSIGTLLIMMFYIWINCMILLLGFELNATIHKLKKEKEEAKLQQGSIN from the coding sequence ATGACATTCAAAATTGAGGCTAAACTCGAAAATATTCCGGTCATAAGGAGTTTGATGCATGTCTTGAAGAGGATTAAATTTCCTGGTCTGGGCGGTTTCTCTTTATACGACTTGTTGGAATTGTTTTTTCAGGGAGTCATTGATGGTGCTTTTTCGTACCATGCGAGTTCAGTGGCGTTTAGCTTTTTTATGTCGTTGTTTCCTTTTGCGTTATTTATCCTGAATTTAATTCCGTACATACCTATTGAAGGATTTCAGGATGATTTTCTGCAATTTGTAAAGGAAGGAGTGCCGCCAAATACTTTTGATGCAATAGCCAGTATTATCAATGATATTCTTAACAATAGCCATACTGGATTAGTCTCTTCCGGATTTTTCCTTTCCATTTTTTTGATGGCCAATGGGATCAATGCAATTCTTGGAGGATTCGAATCTTCGAAGCATGTTTTGGAAAAAAGAGGTTGGTTGAACCAATATATTGTTGCTTTGGGAATTTCACTGTTGCTCTCGATTATTTTATTGTTAACCGTAGCAATTATTGTGGTTTTTGAGGTTGTAATACAAAGCACAATGATTAAGGATGTTTTGAGCGATCAAATTCCGGCAATTATTTTAGGGCGGTATATTTTTATTGTTTTGATGATATTAATTACCTGTTCTATTTTATTGCGGTATGGGACTAAACAATCACATAAGCCTCCGTTTATTAGTATTGGGTCGGTTTTTACGACGATATTAATTGTTATATCTTCTTATTTCTTTGGAATTTGGGTACTAAGGTTTTCAAAATACAACGAATTGTATGGTTCGATTGGGACATTGTTAATCATGATGTTTTATATTTGGATTAACTGTATGATTTTATTGCTCGGATTTGAATTGAATGCTACTATTCATAAACTAAAAAAGGAAAAAGAGGAAGCTAAGCTGCAACAAGGAAGCATTAACTAA
- the rplI gene encoding 50S ribosomal protein L9, with translation MELILKQDVQNLGFKDDVVSVKPGYGRNYLIPQGFAVLATSSAKKVLAENLKQRAHKEAKVVADAKALAEALKAVEIKISAKAGGEKLFGSVTNIDIAAALAAAGQQIDRKFITSGVVKRTGKYAATVRLHRDVIVELPYEIIAEKA, from the coding sequence ATGGAACTTATTTTAAAACAAGACGTACAAAACTTAGGATTTAAAGATGATGTAGTATCTGTAAAACCAGGTTATGGTCGTAACTATTTGATCCCTCAAGGATTTGCTGTTTTAGCAACTTCTTCAGCTAAAAAAGTTTTGGCTGAAAACCTAAAACAAAGAGCGCACAAAGAAGCTAAAGTCGTTGCTGATGCTAAAGCATTGGCTGAAGCTCTGAAAGCTGTTGAAATTAAAATCTCTGCAAAAGCAGGTGGTGAAAAATTATTTGGTTCTGTTACAAATATTGATATTGCTGCTGCTTTAGCTGCTGCAGGTCAACAAATTGATAGAAAATTCATTACTTCTGGTGTTGTAAAACGTACTGGTAAATATGCTGCTACTGTTAGATTACACAGAGATGTAATTGTAGAATTACCATATGAAATTATCGCTGAAAAAGCATAA
- the rpsR gene encoding 30S ribosomal protein S18: MATLQQSASGKKDGDIRYLTPLNIETNKTKKYCRFKKSGIKYVDYKDADFLLKFVNEQGKILPRRLTGTSLKYQRKVSVAVKRARHLALMPYVADLLK; this comes from the coding sequence ATGGCAACATTACAACAATCTGCTTCAGGAAAAAAAGACGGGGATATCAGATATCTAACGCCTTTAAACATAGAAACCAACAAAACTAAAAAGTATTGTCGTTTCAAAAAATCAGGTATCAAATATGTAGATTATAAAGATGCTGATTTCTTATTGAAATTCGTTAATGAGCAAGGAAAAATTCTTCCTCGTCGTTTAACAGGAACTTCATTAAAATACCAAAGAAAAGTGTCTGTAGCTGTAAAAAGAGCTCGTCACTTAGCTTTAATGCCATACGTGGCCGATTTATTAAAATAA
- the rpsF gene encoding 30S ribosomal protein S6 translates to MNHYETVFILNPVLSEVQVKETVSKFEDFLTTRGAEMVSKEDWGLKKMAYEIQNKKSGFYHLFEFKVSGEVLVAFETEFRRDERVMRFLTVSLDKHAISWAERRRAKLKSQKA, encoded by the coding sequence ATGAATCATTATGAAACTGTTTTCATTTTAAATCCCGTTTTATCTGAGGTTCAGGTAAAGGAAACAGTAAGCAAATTTGAAGATTTTCTTACTACTCGCGGAGCTGAAATGGTATCGAAAGAAGATTGGGGCCTTAAAAAAATGGCTTACGAAATTCAAAACAAAAAAAGTGGATTCTACCACTTATTCGAATTCAAAGTATCTGGAGAAGTTCTTGTTGCTTTCGAAACTGAATTTAGACGTGACGAAAGAGTTATGCGTTTCTTAACTGTAAGTCTTGACAAACATGCTATCTCTTGGGCTGAAAGAAGAAGAGCAAAACTTAAATCTCAAAAAGCTTAA
- a CDS encoding DUF6495 family protein — protein MKYARLTKEQFEELTQEFTNFLATQAIDKAEWDKIKAEKPEVAEQELDVFSDLIWEGVLTKATYLEFFSKNHVFLFECFDTYIKSIVLKSLDPEVDFLSKEGLHWLSDNMFTDSLEMKVGKKEFTDERNVSIFQLIQQGSFLSDGQLYNQINSIIEA, from the coding sequence ATGAAATACGCTAGACTTACAAAAGAACAATTTGAAGAGTTAACTCAAGAATTTACTAATTTTTTGGCTACCCAGGCAATTGATAAAGCGGAGTGGGATAAAATTAAAGCCGAAAAACCGGAGGTTGCTGAGCAGGAATTGGATGTTTTTTCAGATTTGATTTGGGAAGGTGTTCTTACTAAAGCGACTTATTTGGAGTTTTTCTCAAAAAATCATGTTTTTCTTTTTGAGTGTTTTGATACTTACATTAAATCAATTGTATTGAAATCTTTGGATCCAGAAGTTGATTTCTTAAGTAAAGAAGGGTTACATTGGTTGAGCGATAATATGTTTACTGATTCGCTTGAAATGAAAGTTGGAAAAAAAGAATTTACAGATGAACGTAATGTTTCTATTTTTCAATTGATTCAGCAGGGATCATTTTTAAGTGACGGTCAATTGTACAATCAAATTAATTCGATTATCGAGGCATAA
- the priA gene encoding replication restart helicase PriA, protein MFFIEVILPLSLAKTFTYRISEAEFLFLKKGMRVTVPFGKSKIYTALVIEIHNNEPTLYEAKEIHQILDHFPLVTEFQINHWTWIADYYMCAIGDVYRSAMPSALLLESETVITKKNDLFVDESLLSDDEYLVYEALQKQSSLKVQDIISILNKKSIFPVIQKMIDKNILTLEEEVQESYKPKLVRYVRLHSKYNSDEGLKDLLEVLKNANKQKEVVLNYFQLNASEKKPISVKKLAETSQSSPAIVKALVEKEILEEYLLQEDRINFSGKEREGELELSVAQQNAFESIKEALEEKPVCLLHGVTSSGKTEIYIKLIEEYLATGKQVLYLLPEIALTAQLVSRLRTHFGNKVAVFHSKYNNNERVEVWNQVLSNAEKAQIVIGARSALFLPFYDLGFIVIDEEHEQTFKQSDPAPRYHARDAAIVLANAHKANVLLGSATPSLETYYNAKSGKFGFVEISERFGKVSLPEVLLVDLKDKYFRKKMNGHFSDVLIDEITTALSLGEQVILFQNRRGYSPVIECMTCGHVPHCQSCDVSLTYHKHKNQLRCHYCGYSIAKPTHCHACHSVDLTTKGLGTEQIEQELLTIFPNAKTGRMDQDTTRGKFGFEKIIDSFKNREFDILVGTQMLAKGLDFDNVNLVGIMNADTMLYHPDFRAFERSFQMMTQVAGRAGRSEKKGKVVIQTYNPNHNTIQQVTNSDYQGMYKEQLYDRQIYKYPPYFRIIKLTLKHRDFDKLKQGSMWLYQVLSQNLTMPVLGPEEPAISRIRNEYIRSIIVKIPQNVSIVSTKKTIQKILNSFEAVSQYRAIKVTVNVDFY, encoded by the coding sequence ATGTTTTTCATCGAAGTAATTTTACCGCTTTCACTTGCCAAGACTTTTACGTACAGGATTTCGGAGGCTGAGTTTCTTTTTTTGAAAAAAGGAATGAGGGTTACGGTGCCGTTTGGAAAAAGTAAAATCTACACAGCACTTGTTATTGAAATTCACAATAATGAACCTACTTTGTATGAAGCCAAAGAGATTCATCAAATTTTGGATCATTTTCCACTTGTAACCGAATTTCAAATCAATCATTGGACTTGGATTGCCGATTATTATATGTGCGCTATTGGTGACGTGTATCGCAGTGCTATGCCAAGTGCATTGTTATTGGAAAGCGAAACGGTGATAACTAAAAAAAATGATTTGTTTGTTGATGAAAGCTTGCTTTCGGATGATGAATATTTGGTTTATGAAGCTTTACAGAAACAAAGTTCTTTGAAGGTTCAGGATATTATTTCGATTTTGAATAAAAAAAGTATTTTTCCGGTTATTCAAAAAATGATTGATAAAAATATTTTGACTCTTGAAGAAGAAGTTCAGGAAAGTTATAAACCTAAGTTGGTGCGATACGTTCGTTTGCATTCAAAATATAATTCGGATGAAGGTTTAAAGGATTTACTCGAAGTTCTTAAAAATGCCAATAAGCAAAAAGAAGTGGTTTTGAATTACTTCCAATTAAATGCTTCCGAAAAAAAGCCTATTTCTGTAAAAAAGCTTGCCGAAACTTCTCAATCTTCGCCTGCAATTGTTAAGGCGTTGGTAGAAAAAGAAATTCTTGAAGAATACCTTTTGCAGGAAGACAGAATCAATTTTTCTGGAAAAGAAAGGGAAGGTGAGTTGGAATTGAGTGTTGCCCAACAAAATGCTTTTGAATCCATAAAAGAAGCTCTCGAAGAAAAACCGGTTTGTCTTTTGCATGGCGTTACTTCAAGCGGAAAGACTGAAATTTACATAAAACTCATAGAAGAATATTTGGCAACGGGAAAACAAGTGTTGTATTTGTTGCCCGAAATTGCTTTGACCGCTCAATTGGTTTCCAGGCTGCGAACACATTTTGGTAATAAAGTGGCTGTTTTTCATTCTAAATACAATAATAATGAAAGGGTTGAGGTTTGGAATCAGGTTTTGTCAAATGCTGAAAAAGCTCAAATTGTAATTGGTGCGCGATCAGCTTTGTTTTTGCCGTTTTATGATTTGGGATTTATAGTTATTGATGAGGAACATGAGCAGACTTTTAAGCAATCGGATCCGGCGCCAAGATATCATGCGCGTGATGCGGCAATAGTTTTGGCCAATGCTCACAAAGCCAATGTGCTTTTGGGGTCTGCTACACCTAGCCTTGAAACTTATTACAATGCAAAATCCGGTAAATTTGGTTTTGTTGAAATTTCAGAACGCTTTGGTAAAGTTAGTTTGCCGGAAGTGTTGCTTGTTGATTTGAAAGATAAGTACTTTCGAAAAAAAATGAACGGTCATTTTAGTGATGTTTTGATAGATGAAATCACTACGGCTTTGTCATTGGGAGAACAAGTGATTTTGTTTCAAAATAGACGGGGTTATTCGCCTGTAATCGAATGTATGACTTGTGGTCATGTTCCGCATTGTCAGTCGTGCGATGTGAGTTTGACCTATCATAAGCATAAGAATCAACTGCGTTGTCATTACTGTGGTTATAGTATTGCAAAGCCTACCCATTGTCACGCCTGCCATAGTGTTGATTTAACAACTAAAGGTTTGGGAACTGAACAGATTGAACAGGAGTTATTGACTATTTTTCCGAATGCAAAAACAGGAAGGATGGATCAGGACACAACGCGAGGAAAATTTGGTTTTGAGAAAATTATCGATAGTTTTAAAAATAGGGAATTTGATATTTTGGTTGGGACCCAAATGCTTGCCAAAGGATTGGATTTTGATAATGTAAATTTGGTTGGTATCATGAATGCCGATACCATGTTGTATCATCCCGATTTTAGAGCTTTCGAAAGAAGTTTTCAAATGATGACCCAAGTTGCGGGACGTGCTGGAAGATCCGAAAAAAAAGGAAAAGTAGTTATCCAGACTTATAATCCGAATCATAATACTATACAACAAGTCACGAATTCAGATTATCAAGGGATGTACAAAGAACAATTGTATGACAGACAAATTTATAAGTATCCACCTTATTTCAGAATTATAAAATTGACTTTGAAACATCGCGATTTTGATAAATTAAAGCAAGGTTCCATGTGGTTGTATCAGGTGTTGAGTCAAAATTTGACCATGCCGGTTTTGGGACCGGAAGAACCTGCAATTAGTAGGATCCGCAATGAGTACATTAGAAGTATAATTGTAAAGATACCTCAAAATGTGTCAATTGTAAGCACAAAAAAAACTATTCAGAAGATATTGAATAGTTTTGAGGCTGTTTCACAATACAGAGCTATAAAAGTTACTGTAAATGTTGATTTTTATTAA
- a CDS encoding DUF6913 domain-containing protein has protein sequence MFLDYIKSFVLKNTLKKSLFNVKEESLRSAIVKVGLIVDESNFLETAALKQEIVSNGILENNIKVIAFRDNFKSKEEYLNPTFGFKDLDFKSNFTKESINEFLSEEFDLLINYYSEENPILLLLTNRTKAKFKAGFSSVDKRLNHFLINIASDDYKGFVNELFRYLKILNKI, from the coding sequence ATGTTTTTAGATTATATAAAGAGTTTCGTCTTAAAAAATACTTTAAAAAAGAGCCTTTTTAATGTTAAGGAGGAGTCATTAAGGTCTGCCATTGTAAAGGTTGGTTTGATTGTTGATGAAAGTAATTTTTTAGAAACAGCCGCCTTGAAACAAGAAATAGTTTCCAATGGAATTTTGGAAAACAATATTAAAGTTATTGCTTTTCGGGATAATTTTAAAAGTAAAGAGGAGTATTTGAATCCTACATTTGGATTTAAGGATTTGGATTTTAAAAGTAATTTTACAAAGGAGTCAATAAATGAGTTTCTTTCAGAAGAGTTTGATTTGTTGATTAATTATTATAGTGAAGAAAACCCTATTTTGTTGCTTTTGACAAATAGGACTAAGGCAAAGTTCAAAGCAGGTTTTTCAAGTGTTGATAAAAGATTGAACCATTTTTTGATAAACATTGCTTCAGATGATTATAAGGGATTTGTAAACGAATTGTTTCGGTACTTAAAAATATTAAATAAAATATAA
- a CDS encoding LytR/AlgR family response regulator transcription factor: protein MKLNCVVVDDSSIQRMIIAKLVNNHTNLNLIGDFSNAIEAKSCMTVHTVDLIFLDIEMPVISGFDFLDGLKTKPQIIFITSKAEYAMKAFDYDATDYLQKPISIERFNASVRRAIDHYLLKRENKEDEGEHIFIKSNLKKLKVFTSKIKWIEAFGDYVKVVTEDDSNLVLSTMKSFENDLSKDKFIRVHKSYIVNIDKIDRFNSKFAEIGVTKIPLSRNKKEDLVKALAYS, encoded by the coding sequence ATGAAACTTAACTGTGTAGTCGTAGATGACAGTTCAATACAACGGATGATTATTGCAAAGTTAGTGAATAACCACACTAATCTAAATTTGATTGGTGATTTTTCTAACGCAATAGAAGCCAAAAGTTGTATGACTGTTCACACGGTAGACTTAATATTTCTTGATATTGAGATGCCTGTTATTAGTGGTTTTGATTTCCTTGATGGTTTAAAAACCAAGCCCCAGATTATCTTCATTACTTCGAAAGCTGAATATGCCATGAAAGCTTTTGATTATGATGCTACAGATTATCTACAAAAGCCAATTTCTATTGAGCGTTTTAATGCTTCTGTGCGTAGGGCTATTGACCATTACCTCCTTAAGAGAGAGAATAAAGAAGATGAAGGTGAACATATTTTCATCAAAAGCAACCTGAAAAAATTAAAAGTTTTTACTTCTAAAATTAAGTGGATCGAAGCTTTTGGCGATTATGTAAAAGTAGTTACTGAAGATGACAGTAATCTAGTTCTTTCAACTATGAAATCTTTTGAAAATGATTTATCAAAAGACAAATTCATAAGAGTTCACAAATCTTATATCGTAAATATTGACAAAATAGATCGTTTCAACAGTAAGTTTGCCGAAATTGGCGTGACGAAAATTCCTTTGAGTCGCAACAAAAAAGAAGACTTAGTAAAAGCACTTGCCTATTCGTAA